The following is a genomic window from Episyrphus balteatus chromosome 1, idEpiBalt1.1, whole genome shotgun sequence.
actaagAAAAAGAGTAAAATTCAAATCTGCTTATTTGAGTTTATTTGTTAAGCTCGTTGAGGAATGGATACCTGAGTGTTATCAGCTTCATTTATAGACAATAGTTCTTTAAGATTTCCACTTATGAGTATAAtcgtttcttaaaattttatgtaaGCCAGAAGACGATTATATTATAACTATATTTGCTGACGTTCGCATGTTATGTTCTCCACATTGTGCGTGTACCGCAAGAGATCTCTGAGATTTTTTAATAATCGTTTTAGCACAATCGTTTTCAGGATGATAATCTAGTtacggaaaaaaaaaacgatatcgtTTGCAACTATAGTGGTTATTGAAGTTACGAAAATCAAACAATCGTCGAAACGATATCGATAATCGAGTTACGGAATGGCCCCTTAGCTCTGAGCTACATTTACTATAATTGTCTGAGATAAAATAACGTTTGGATTTAGTTCTCACTGAGAATTTTTGTTGATGGGACGTCTCTATTCAAACACTGTCAATACATTCAAAAGCTGCCTggcaaattataaattaaataatcaaCAAATATTTCGCAAAGTAAAACAAAcactcttaaataaaaacacacgtGAAGTGGATATGGACAGCtattttttacacattttcacaaaataaattatCGATACTAATCGCCCGagataaatatattatttttgttaacatCTTGatagagaaagaagataaaacacttcagatcaaagtttaaaaaattgaaaaataaataaatcttcttctatttttataaacaagagCATACAAAAGAGTCATTCGATTGCGTTTGATTATATGCGTTACATGaatcattttatttctttgattAGGCTTATCTCATCTAGAAAACAATTTCTACATAATTTGTAACAATTCCAGTATTGTTTACTTCATTTCGATATGAAATGACTCACAGTTATTGAATAATTTTGATATgagaagaaattttaaatttaattaaaaagatattaaaaaattactcacTCTTTTCCTTTTTCATTCCATCACCCGTTCCACTTCCTATTCCTGTGGATGTTGAAGTTCCCGAAATTGTTGCCAAATCTGAATGCGCCCAATGTGGATCCCGATTCTTACGATCCAAACTTTTCGTCCCAACCAAATGCGATATTGGATTGGCTGACTTACTCCTACTATCTATTTTCTGATTCATGCTACTCACACTACTATTGCTACTACTGCTGACATAAACAACACTGCCACCAGCAGCAGCATTCGCAGTTGTTGTCGTATTGGCCCCACCATTACTCATATTCGTCAATTTGTTATTTTGATCTGCTAGTGCTGTTGTATTCAATACCATAGCAGCGTCACCAGCATTATTTGGCCAATTGCCACCTAACAAATCGGCCAAATCAACTTCTTTTGTTTGCCTTGGGTTATCTACAACGATAACATTTGCCTCATTCTTTGTAGACTCTTTAATATCTGCCTTATCAATTACAATGATATCACGATCTTCTAGACTCATAATGGTTACCGGCTTAACAGGTACTTCAATACTTGTTGTTACAGTTTTCTTCTTCACAGTTGTTGTTGCTGCTCCACCTGGATTATTGGCAACAGGTTGAGCAGGTTTGCTGGATTTCAAAATACCCGGTGgaatgttttgttgttgttgttcgtaCAGCTGTCGCTGTTCTAAATTTCGTTCGTAGTTTTCAACATATTTGTTGTAATCTTCATTATCCAATGGAACTAAATCTTCGTCACTTTGATTAGATTTATCTTTTTGATCTTGTTGTTGTGGTTGGGATTGCTGCTGAGTTTGTGGTACAGGAAGTGAGATCGTGGTTTCTTCTTTGGTAAAAGTATGTGTTATTGTTGTGGGCTTATTATCCTTTCGTGGATGTTTTGGATTTTGTGCTGTTGCTAGACTACGTCCTCCTCGATCCATTGCAGTGTCAACTTCTTCACAACCACTGCTACTGGCGTAATCATCGGCTGCACTTGGACTAGGCACGTAAAATTGTGTCTCTGATTGCGGGAAGAGTAGAGAATCCTTTTTGGTGGGTGATTTCTTATAGCTTTTTCGAGATGTCGATTGACGTGCTGTTAGGCCAATAGCTGAACGGGCTTTATCTATTGTCCCACAAAGTAATTCTCGAGGGAaggattttttcttaatatcaATAGGTTCAATCCAGTCGGCTGAAACGATTAAAGCTAATCGCGGATCACATTGCATATAATTGATGACATAGGGGATTTCCAATTCCTGTGGAGAATTGACATTCTCTGAACTCTGTTGAAGTGGAGagataattaataaaaaaaaaagatagaaacaatTTGATATACAGAATGAATCTATTTTAGCATGGTAAATCAGTCTCGCAGAGTTTATGGGTTCATCCAGCTTAAGAGTAAAGCTTTTACTGAAGTAGTTTTCCCAAAAACTTGAGACTGATTTTTGAATTGATGTAATGTAAACCCTAACTAATTGCAGACGACAAAATGAGATAGTGTATTAGCTGTGAGTATGGTGCCAAtgaatgttctttttttaacatcTAGATCTGGATAGcaaacatatatatttataaagtCCTTCTTTTCTTTTGAAAGCAACcattaaactaaaaatttattttttttttaaatgatgccgaaaggaaaattaaaaattttatgaaattaaagaaacaaaaccaaaacacCACATAGTGCAAAGAAagtgataaataataaaaataaaaattataaataataaataaaacaaagacataaacaaacaaaaaaattagcgcAATTTTTGAATGCTGTTTTTTAGTTTACCCTAATTTGCAGCCCAAAATAGTAGCCTGGGCCCATCTCCTGCACAAGGCCAATATATCGAACAATGCATTCGTAGCGCATCGCATTTCCAAATAGTGCTCCATTCACAGCCACCAATTCGCCTTCTCGCAAATACAGAATATGCTTACATTGTTCTGTACTAAGAAAGAATTGCAGGCGACGTGTTGGATCTGATATGGCTATGCCAAATGGCCAAATATCCTGATGGATACGCTTCAAATGTGATGTCGGACACTCGTATAGATTCTCACTAATTGGATTGTGATTAAAATAGTCGAGAATCTGTACGGATGTTGTTTTGCTGTTGCTATTACTGTTGCTTTGGCTACTACTGTTGTTGTTTAAAGTGTTGTTGTTTGTGCTGCCGCTTCCGCCAGTGGTTGTGTCATAGACTTTAACAAGTGTTCCAGGTTCGATAGggattttttcgttttctttttcatCTTGAAGGGCGCAGAGATCAAGACGTAGGTCCGTGCGTTTGGTTAAAACTGcatattttgtgttaaaaactTCCATttcttttctagtttttttgtgggtgttttttcgtttttttttttttttttatttgtatagaaaaatgatagaaaaaggaaataaagaaatagaagaataataaaataaccaaagaaatagaaataaattatgTTTAGTTTGGAGTTCATAAAACACttcttacaaaaataattgataTTAAGCTTAAAGAAGAAATTAACTAAACGCTCTGGAAGAGCAGTTTTCAAACTCTATGTCctggttttcaaaaatatgtatttaaaaaaatacatattttacttctctataaaaacaaacactagaaattttatttaaatcgatATGGGaagagaaataaataaaaatagtttttattgtaggctttaagaaataaatttaattcaaggTGAACGGAGTGTATAATTTCTAATTTCGGAcggattttgattatttttgctAGGTTATACTTTCGAAAAACCCCTGTTTTGAACCAGCTCTGCAATTCCGTGTCTGTTTAAGTTCAAATTGCAATGATGTATCTAAATAAAtgaacttttacttcaagtcaACTTTGTATTTCATTGCCCCACCAAACAATCGGGGGAAATACACTCCTGCTCCTGCAattttcgaataattttttccaaaacaagaaaaaatatttttagtagtAACCTTTTCGATCCTAAGAGGAagatcatttctcaaatctggAAGTTATGATTTCTGGTAcaattttttatgttaataGCCTAAGTTTTCAGACCCGAGTGTCGCAACTTGTCAAAAATGACCGAATTTTTTAGTCTTTGTTCATTTTATCTTTTATAGCTGTtattgttttgatattgaatcTAGTGAAACTGCATTTTTGACATCGAGAGAAAGTTCGATCCACCTCATTGAATCAAAGATGCACAAAAGTGCATTTCATTAAATAACTCGGTAGGTATCTACCagtacattttacaaaaaaaaataaaataaataaaaaagtcaaaGCTGTTGGAgcataaaatagaaaatttgaaatcaaaattacGTTGggaaataattaaatttggaGTTAGCGTTTCTGGCTTAACGGAATTACCATGCCAAAAGTTCAAGTCAAGCCAAAAAATATAAGCGATAAAAAGTTCgctatttgaaataaaattatgcaAAATATAGCTCTCCTGTAGAAATTCTATGCCTACAACCTAAAATTGGATGATTTTTTGGGAAGAATTTCCCACAAATACATTccacattttgttttaaataaagctttaaaatgtttttgactgaagtagttttggtttttttgttttatttcttgaaaccgacaaaacatttttgcatccggttctccggtttttttgcaatttctttttctttttaattttaaaattgaaaatggatttttcaaaaacttataacagctttatctaaaaataatatttaaaaactttatcggctttacaaaaaagttttgtaaATGTTTGtagttctttaatatttttacttgctcaatagggcaagtattggtttcgtgtcgaaaaaaaaatttgaggttttaatcaaaaccaacattacgatgatggagaattccaaaaaagtgggtctcgcaattccgtccgtgcgtctgtgcgtctgtgcgtctgtgcgtctgtacgtccatctgtacacatttccacagcttaaacgggtggacggattttcttcaaatttggtacagatgatttttatggaattctgaaagttggttttttttgtttttttttatctctcttagaaagtgtacctcccatacaaatttctcaattcaaaccaaataactcaaaaacggctctaacgattttgattaaaatttttgtgtttagtatttaccataagagccaacttttgaaataaaaaaaatattttttgtaccgttattaacggtacctgccatagaacggtttttttggtttttgaatatctcgtacaagattaacccgatttcaacgaatttttatacaaaagcgtttaagtaaaagtaatattaaaattttagaaaattttcaaaaaaataatttttggatttttaaaaaatgtttcaaaattttttttgaaaaatcaattttttgaaaacgagttagtgaaaaattttgaaatttcgtttttatgcgtaaatcaattatttcttaaaaatggcataccaactttttttttgaaaaatgttagaaattttttatatataaaaaattatttttttaaaaaacggctctaacgtttttcgaaattttttttctaaaaatacctttttatacaagtaataaaatggcatacttggttttttgaaaaacatcatttaaaacggtgtttaattaattataaaaacagattttatttttttacacttcttatgaaatttcttgaaaatatcaaataataaaattttcctaattttctggaataaaaagctttaacataagagttactttagtataagagcaagtacgtgcgaccccagtcgtgcattttattttttttgcaatgtaATCGGAGGGAAATAAACCCcgctcccatacaatttttttcttgtctaagcccaactactaaaaaaaatttttatatttttcgtcaTCTGTCAAGTAAATTGTCTTCCAATGAATCAACCAATTTTTTGTTCTCTAAAGTTTATCAACCGCGTAAACAGACAATAATTGGAAGACAAAAAATTATCGGTAATTTGCAACCGATTTTCTACCAATGATTTGTctaaataaacaattttcacTTGTTAGAAAATTGGATGTTCATTGGTTGCTATTGGAAGATTTTTGACTGTTCGGCCAATATTAGAAGAATTTCCAGTCGTGTATACTAACATTTATGTAGCATGACAGTGTTAGCgccaaaaatgcaatttggagttttaaatgcaaaaatgacCAACACATGTAGACTTacctataaacaaaataacagttTATTTTGGGAGACGAATTTATACTTAATTAGCCtactattttcattttttgagtgtaagaacaaaataaatctagTCCTCGTACTGTTATTACATTCTATCGATGCGATTTCCATTTCATTCAACGTCGACATTAATTATTGTTTGATGCTCAAAGGTTTAAGATTTTTGTTAGCTTTTAGTTATAATCTAAGAATAATATAATAAACGGTGGTctagttcaaaatttttttgattggaCTGTTCTAACACTCAACGACTTAATTTATCCTGAATACAATATCAAAACCCCTTTCTTTATCCATATactttatacaaaaaactatcaaatttaGGCCAATACTATAGTTACAAGAGTTGTATTATAAAAGGTATATTCTTGCGAGAGTTTTGTGTAGAATCGTAAGTCCTTTTATTGTAATAAAATGTAAACTTTAAATTAATGCAACTGGCAACTCTATTATGTAACACATTTGTTCTTTAGTTAtcaatattttacatttttgaattctcaattatcattatcattgaataaaatttctttCTCTTTTCCAACTTTCATCCAAGTAAGAACACgcgttttatttcttttgctcCGAAAATGGCTTTTTCTAAACCTTTTAATATAGTtatggtgaccatatttctaggagcGAAACCCGTGACAGATAAAAAAATCGTTGgatcattttgaaaacattgataaaatgatttttcataatttatggGAACATTTTTGTTGTGTTATAAAAGTCGTTTACGAGGAATTTAGATATCAAgaatacttctaaaaaaatattttttatcaaaattttgtaatatttaacaTTATTCGAAATAACTTTTTCTGGTGTACTttttcaacctgacaaacacacgctggaactaaataattgacgaaaagAATTTTACCaatggcgcaaaattttaaacgataaagcagagatcagaaataaatctcaaccttttgaaaggttccttaataactcttatttgtcgccattttcaataaaggtcataaaattacctttatttttaaaaaagaaaaatttcggtcaaggtctgagagaaacctttatttatcgctgagagaagaaattaaggtccattttcttcactcggagttgaacataacttgagaatttttaatataaaaattctcaagttatgttcaactccgagtgaagaaaatggacctaaatctcatctgcaaatgtatcaattcctagagacatgggagtggtgccatatgaatggttatattctcagctacccgatagtaaTATAATcttgttttggatttttttttttcaaaattccgagaaaatcgcgtttgaaagatggggtaaaatttttttcgaaaaatccccgaatcttttaacgctcctggaagctaaaccgcttgagagcaatttttggaagtgatgctaaatgatagcttgtgtcatgggcctacgctttgcacactgtcagatttttaaaaaatcatcttccatgttaaaccgccacatcatgcctattttctcagaatcgggcttaacttttttttacctttaagttctcccggtttgagaacgcgtgcacctacagggatgggagttgtacccaaatgtaggttagagtccccgctacctttttttttcaaaattccgagatatagccgtttgaagttgggcgggcgaaaacgcttctggaagctgaacactttgacctagatattagaacatcggtctcctgaaatattagaaattgcattggttttgtgcttgtcgtcccagcgactcaaatcacagtggaaaacacattttcgtctttcgattttactttaaacgaaaagagatataatcttgggtctaaaaaactttgagagtctattaaGTTCATACATtctttaatacataaacttagaaaatacatccttttcatatttatttttgcattataaagacattcttgtagtattcgacattttccatcgaattgaccattttttatttattttcagcgaaaacggtttaaggttgaccttttccatttatttttttgtaaaaatctcaacccttgagagatatttaaaaaaataaaaaataaatctcaaccgataacctttatttttgatttttaaaaataaatctcaaaccttaaccgaaactatttaaagtaatgtggtaactctcagagagaaaccgattgaaaataaaggttgactgttatttctggtttTTGCGATAAAGTAaattgctaaagccattttagtaagttactaagccaAAAAGCATACAGATttaacttagtaacttactaaatagctttagcaatttactaaatcttttaaaattttgcgctaatgcttttattcgaaaaattagaaaaaaaaaattttccaaccactgttttttAGTTGTCCgtactaatttaaaattttgaatacaaaaatcagagaatgtggaaATAAGAGattaattacaaaatacgggacacttatacgtcccgggtttcttaaataaaaacccaggacaagctatagaaatacgggacagtcccgggtaaaccgggacggattgTCACCGTCTATAGACTACCATTGCCTTTAAAATTCACCGGAAGTGCTTTAAATTGTATCGATTACCTAAGCCCTGAGTTTTTAATCAGTAAGACGATCAAAAGAATAATGCCAATATAAAAAACGTTTATTCATAGGAATAGTtttaactgaggtttatctgccTTTTGGAAAATTGGCTTTCAAGTTCTTAATATATTTCATTTCcgtttttttatacatacaacatacctggggtcgaattacggcatacgttcgttatcgtatggttgctatgtgtccctatctttttctactaattaaatagagacacaaatattaaaaacgttagcgaatgatcgtaatcgtatgctgtaattTGACCCCGttttcatactaaaatattGGCAGAGAAACAActcgaatataaaaaaaattgttgtcccttaattttttgtgaGAAGTGTATCATAAACAATCGATCGACGAACAACAACAACGCAACCATATTATAAACCCCGTAGACgactaacaagaaaaaaaaacatattttcatggtttttaggtaaagaaaaaaaaaaagaagtagaaaaTTTCCAACTTGAACTTATAATCGAtaagaaaactaacaaaaaaaaaaaaaaactcgaaacttaacaaaaaaaaaaattcgtctgGAAATtcctgtttttgttttcaattttgttttatctttatttttctgtAGAGGGAATCGCAAAAAATGCATgcaagttgtgtttttttttttctttttaacttaCAGATGGAGGAAAATCAACCAAGTTAGGTATTTTTCCTGtttgaattataattttt
Proteins encoded in this region:
- the LOC129912701 gene encoding ubiquitin carboxyl-terminal hydrolase CYLD; amino-acid sequence: MEVFNTKYAVLTKRTDLRLDLCALQDEKENEKIPIEPGTLVKVYDTTTGGSGSTNNNTLNNNSSSQSNSNSNSKTTSVQILDYFNHNPISENLYECPTSHLKRIHQDIWPFGIAISDPTRRLQFFLSTEQCKHILYLREGELVAVNGALFGNAMRYECIVRYIGLVQEMGPGYYFGLQIRSSENVNSPQELEIPYVINYMQCDPRLALIVSADWIEPIDIKKKSFPRELLCGTIDKARSAIGLTARQSTSRKSYKKSPTKKDSLLFPQSETQFYVPSPSAADDYASSSGCEEVDTAMDRGGRSLATAQNPKHPRKDNKPTTITHTFTKEETTISLPVPQTQQQSQPQQQDQKDKSNQSDEDLVPLDNEDYNKYVENYERNLEQRQLYEQQQQNIPPGILKSSKPAQPVANNPGGAATTTVKKKTVTTSIEVPVKPVTIMSLEDRDIIVIDKADIKESTKNEANVIVVDNPRQTKEVDLADLLGGNWPNNAGDAAMVLNTTALADQNNKLTNMSNGGANTTTTANAAAGGSVVYVSSSSNSSVSSMNQKIDSRSKSANPISHLVGTKSLDRKNRDPHWAHSDLATISGTSTSTGIGSGTGDGMKKEKKLRNTIEPLYDNVNTLPAVPQSIALASPEEEFIQASPMHDVPGTNLGVGSMVEVSTETSEDLYGVIRWIGCPPSTKTVMVGVELEDEQEDKRLPLTDGVYNGARLFKCQEGRALFLLPNQVAKDRRFVEIDTPQGAAKSAAKTLDSKMFGQVECPSVPGAVSPLKIYNLDELEEMCGKFKGIQGHHNSCYLDATLFSMFTFTSVFDSLLFRPPEPEDISHYEEVQKVLREEIVNPLRKNMFVRADRVMKLRQLLDKLSSVSGLTSEEKDPEEFLNSLLAQILRAEPFLKLSSGQDAFYYQLFVEKDERLSFPSVQQLFEQSFLSSDIKLKEVPSCLIIQMPRFGKNFKMYPRILPSQVLDVTDIIEDSPRQCSVCGKLAEYECKECFGILQCGVGLESTAFCRKCLETVHSHAKRANHTPKEISVPHDFKIMVEHLNVPRLFMELFAVVCIETSHYVAFVKAGSGLDAPWCFFDSMADRKGEQNGYNIPEMISVPDLPQWLSEEGARAVNETSSNDKMLPEHAKRLFCDAYMCMYQSTDVMMYR